A genomic segment from Oncorhynchus keta strain PuntledgeMale-10-30-2019 chromosome 9, Oket_V2, whole genome shotgun sequence encodes:
- the tmem232 gene encoding transmembrane protein 232 isoform X2 translates to MPIIKVPVVHNLGIISQTHKEDLQKRLFKKAQEITITTNSKATRNPFEITEEFIRKYNNSHGSEEQEKYNELARQLLSRSKRRAGLKCMGEGYHVQLPLAWAELLLLGLCRGKIQNDSLDSLLMSLDHAPVHAEQIPALFYLGESVLYWVCTDTSQKPNLYTCEVKILKLGYLVFLRLFLFHISGNLSGYQRSKSHLHVFLKALSQCEPCYQPYPNILLSVHFMLRSGEIICGLEPFEDDSASAQADCQEYDMNQVLWHCLLSWYCVQNNVRQLSQVAQHLIMLREELQKENWVDCALGLMVLGEAAKSSLLCLQMLMSLHINPKTEQDGIIEENEGMSQSGCWPWQLEHIYTTVLADICQHSSNAEIQKTALLGSQTPPGYHNTDGLLKLLNHSGAEAWQLRYSAVQALVCICRGLSGAVLQEGLRNVAWITLQEHLCQETDQRVGDAARVIEAEMNVSESSLLSEGGKPSSSTSASSVPASLPGQLITWRLACTLSQLYLPPTPLQLTPYTKAKKKPPPPSNRPRLEACSPLPKETLPGPASKTQHPTRHPEEYHSAPGKSKKHQTYMDFNARTDVDLMRVVEDQWQKELQIKMAEEEDAEQNELEKVQKEQEEQFKEIMRRRVEKVKKDTKPYELPEYQQTGGQI, encoded by the exons ATGCCTATAATTAAAGTTCCAGTTGTCCATAATTTGGGTATAATTTCCCAAACACACAAAGAGGATTTGCAAAAAAGACTTTTCAAAAAAGCTCAGGAAATAACAATCACAACCAATTCAAAGGCTACCAG AAACCCATTTGAAATAACAGAGGAGTTTATCAGAAAGTACAACAATTCCCATGGCTCTGAGGAACAAGAAAAGTATAATGAGCTGGCACGACAACTACTTAGCCGAAGCAAG CGCAGAGCTGGACTGAAATGCATGGGTGAGGGCTACCACGTTCAGCTTCCTCTGGCATGGGCAGAGCTGCTGTTGCTTGGTTTGTGCCGTGGTAAAATTCAAAATG ATTCCCTGGATTCCCTTCTGATGTCACTGGACCATGCTCCAGTGCATGCAGAACAGATTCCCGCCCTCTTTTACCTTGGAGAGTCAGTCTTGTACTGGGTCTGTACTGATACGTCCCAGAAGCCCAATTTGTACACCTGCGAAGTGAAAATACTGAAG CTGGGATATTTGGTCTTCTTGAGACTATTTCTCTTTCACATCTCTGGAAACCTGAGTGGATACCAAAGAAGCAAATCCCATCTTCACGTTTTTTTAAAAG CTCTGTCTCAGTGTGAGCCATGCTACCAACCGTATCCAAACATCTTACTCTCAGTGCACTTCATGTTACGTTCAGGGGAGATCATTTGTGGACTGGAACCTTTTGAAGATGATTCAGCATCA GCTCAGGCAGACTGTCAGGAGTATGACATGAACCAGGTGCTCTGGCATTGTCTTCTCAGTTGGTACTGCGTACAAAACAATGTCCGCCAGctctcccaagtggcacagcacCTCATCATGCTGAGAGAGGAGCTGCAGAAAGAAAACTG GGTGGACTGTGCTTTGGGATTAATGGTTCTGGGTGAGGCTGCAAAGTCCAGCTTGTTGTGCCTTCAGATGTTGATGAGTCTCCACATCAACCCAAAGACAGAGCAGGATGGGATTATAGAAGAAAAC GAAGGTATGTCTCAGAGTGGTTGCTGGCCATGGCAGTTGGAACACATCTATACCACTGTGTTAGCAGACATATGCCAGCATAGCAGCAATGCAGAGATACAGAAAACAGCTCTGCTGGGCAGTCAAACCCCTCCAGGATATCACAATACTGATGGACTGcttaaacttctgaaccact CTGGCGCCGAGGCCTGGCAGCTGCGCTACAGTGCTGTTCAGGCGTTGGTGTGCATATGCCGAGGGCTCAGCGGAGCTGTGTTGCAGGAGGGGCTGAGGAATGTGGCCTGGATCACTCTGCAGGAACACCTGTGCCAAGAGACTGACCAAAGAGTCGGAGATGCCGCGCGGGTTATAGAG GCTGAAATGAATGTTTCAGAGAGCAGTCTTCTCAGTGAGGGAGGGAAGCCATCATCATCTACCTCTGCTTCTAGCGTACCCGCTAGTCTACCTGGCCAACTGATCACCTGGAGGTTAGCATGTACCCTCTCACAGCTCTACCTTCCCCCCACGCCTCTCCAGCTCACCCCCTACACCAAGGCCAAGAAGAAACCACCACCTCCCTCCAACAGGCCTAGGCTGGAAGCCTGTTCTCCACTGCCTAAAGAAACACTCCCTGGCCCTGCCAGTAAGACGCAGCATCCAACCAGACATCCAGAGGAATATCACAGTGCCCCGGG AAAAAGTAAGAAACATCAAACTTACATGGACTTCAATGCACGTACAGATGTTGACTTGATGAGAGTTGTGGAGGACCAG TGGCAAAAAGAACTACAGATCAAAATGGCAGAGGAGGAAGATGCTGAACAAAATGAATTAGAGAAAGTACAAAAGGAACAAGAGGAACAATTCAAAGAGATTATGAGGAGGCGGGTGGAGAAAGTCAAGAAGGACACCAAACCATATGAGCTGCCTGAATATCAACAAACGGGAGGTCAAATCTGA
- the tmem232 gene encoding transmembrane protein 232 isoform X3 — MALRNKKSIMSWHDNYLAEARAGLKCMGEGYHVQLPLAWAELLLLGLCRGKIQNDRHCVTSLDSLDSLLMSLDHAPVHAEQIPALFYLGESVLYWVCTDTSQKPNLYTCEVKILKLGYLVFLRLFLFHISGNLSGYQRSKSHLHVFLKALSQCEPCYQPYPNILLSVHFMLRSGEIICGLEPFEDDSASAQADCQEYDMNQVLWHCLLSWYCVQNNVRQLSQVAQHLIMLREELQKENWVDCALGLMVLGEAAKSSLLCLQMLMSLHINPKTEQDGIIEENEGMSQSGCWPWQLEHIYTTVLADICQHSSNAEIQKTALLGSQTPPGYHNTDGLLKLLNHSGAEAWQLRYSAVQALVCICRGLSGAVLQEGLRNVAWITLQEHLCQETDQRVGDAARVIEAEMNVSESSLLSEGGKPSSSTSASSVPASLPGQLITWRLACTLSQLYLPPTPLQLTPYTKAKKKPPPPSNRPRLEACSPLPKETLPGPASKTQHPTRHPEEYHSAPGKSKKHQTYMDFNARTDVDLMRVVEDQWQKELQIKMAEEEDAEQNELEKVQKEQEEQFKEIMRRRVEKVKKDTKPYELPEYQQTGGQI, encoded by the exons ATGGCTCTGAGGAACAAGAAAAGTATAATGAGCTGGCACGACAACTACTTAGCCGAAGCAAG AGCTGGACTGAAATGCATGGGTGAGGGCTACCACGTTCAGCTTCCTCTGGCATGGGCAGAGCTGCTGTTGCTTGGTTTGTGCCGTGGTAAAATTCAAAATG ACAGACATTGTGTTACCTCTTTAGATTCCCTGGATTCCCTTCTGATGTCACTGGACCATGCTCCAGTGCATGCAGAACAGATTCCCGCCCTCTTTTACCTTGGAGAGTCAGTCTTGTACTGGGTCTGTACTGATACGTCCCAGAAGCCCAATTTGTACACCTGCGAAGTGAAAATACTGAAG CTGGGATATTTGGTCTTCTTGAGACTATTTCTCTTTCACATCTCTGGAAACCTGAGTGGATACCAAAGAAGCAAATCCCATCTTCACGTTTTTTTAAAAG CTCTGTCTCAGTGTGAGCCATGCTACCAACCGTATCCAAACATCTTACTCTCAGTGCACTTCATGTTACGTTCAGGGGAGATCATTTGTGGACTGGAACCTTTTGAAGATGATTCAGCATCA GCTCAGGCAGACTGTCAGGAGTATGACATGAACCAGGTGCTCTGGCATTGTCTTCTCAGTTGGTACTGCGTACAAAACAATGTCCGCCAGctctcccaagtggcacagcacCTCATCATGCTGAGAGAGGAGCTGCAGAAAGAAAACTG GGTGGACTGTGCTTTGGGATTAATGGTTCTGGGTGAGGCTGCAAAGTCCAGCTTGTTGTGCCTTCAGATGTTGATGAGTCTCCACATCAACCCAAAGACAGAGCAGGATGGGATTATAGAAGAAAAC GAAGGTATGTCTCAGAGTGGTTGCTGGCCATGGCAGTTGGAACACATCTATACCACTGTGTTAGCAGACATATGCCAGCATAGCAGCAATGCAGAGATACAGAAAACAGCTCTGCTGGGCAGTCAAACCCCTCCAGGATATCACAATACTGATGGACTGcttaaacttctgaaccact CTGGCGCCGAGGCCTGGCAGCTGCGCTACAGTGCTGTTCAGGCGTTGGTGTGCATATGCCGAGGGCTCAGCGGAGCTGTGTTGCAGGAGGGGCTGAGGAATGTGGCCTGGATCACTCTGCAGGAACACCTGTGCCAAGAGACTGACCAAAGAGTCGGAGATGCCGCGCGGGTTATAGAG GCTGAAATGAATGTTTCAGAGAGCAGTCTTCTCAGTGAGGGAGGGAAGCCATCATCATCTACCTCTGCTTCTAGCGTACCCGCTAGTCTACCTGGCCAACTGATCACCTGGAGGTTAGCATGTACCCTCTCACAGCTCTACCTTCCCCCCACGCCTCTCCAGCTCACCCCCTACACCAAGGCCAAGAAGAAACCACCACCTCCCTCCAACAGGCCTAGGCTGGAAGCCTGTTCTCCACTGCCTAAAGAAACACTCCCTGGCCCTGCCAGTAAGACGCAGCATCCAACCAGACATCCAGAGGAATATCACAGTGCCCCGGG AAAAAGTAAGAAACATCAAACTTACATGGACTTCAATGCACGTACAGATGTTGACTTGATGAGAGTTGTGGAGGACCAG TGGCAAAAAGAACTACAGATCAAAATGGCAGAGGAGGAAGATGCTGAACAAAATGAATTAGAGAAAGTACAAAAGGAACAAGAGGAACAATTCAAAGAGATTATGAGGAGGCGGGTGGAGAAAGTCAAGAAGGACACCAAACCATATGAGCTGCCTGAATATCAACAAACGGGAGGTCAAATCTGA
- the tmem232 gene encoding transmembrane protein 232 isoform X1, translating to MPIIKVPVVHNLGIISQTHKEDLQKRLFKKAQEITITTNSKATRNPFEITEEFIRKYNNSHGSEEQEKYNELARQLLSRSKRRAGLKCMGEGYHVQLPLAWAELLLLGLCRGKIQNDRHCVTSLDSLDSLLMSLDHAPVHAEQIPALFYLGESVLYWVCTDTSQKPNLYTCEVKILKLGYLVFLRLFLFHISGNLSGYQRSKSHLHVFLKALSQCEPCYQPYPNILLSVHFMLRSGEIICGLEPFEDDSASAQADCQEYDMNQVLWHCLLSWYCVQNNVRQLSQVAQHLIMLREELQKENWVDCALGLMVLGEAAKSSLLCLQMLMSLHINPKTEQDGIIEENEGMSQSGCWPWQLEHIYTTVLADICQHSSNAEIQKTALLGSQTPPGYHNTDGLLKLLNHSGAEAWQLRYSAVQALVCICRGLSGAVLQEGLRNVAWITLQEHLCQETDQRVGDAARVIEAEMNVSESSLLSEGGKPSSSTSASSVPASLPGQLITWRLACTLSQLYLPPTPLQLTPYTKAKKKPPPPSNRPRLEACSPLPKETLPGPASKTQHPTRHPEEYHSAPGKSKKHQTYMDFNARTDVDLMRVVEDQWQKELQIKMAEEEDAEQNELEKVQKEQEEQFKEIMRRRVEKVKKDTKPYELPEYQQTGGQI from the exons ATGCCTATAATTAAAGTTCCAGTTGTCCATAATTTGGGTATAATTTCCCAAACACACAAAGAGGATTTGCAAAAAAGACTTTTCAAAAAAGCTCAGGAAATAACAATCACAACCAATTCAAAGGCTACCAG AAACCCATTTGAAATAACAGAGGAGTTTATCAGAAAGTACAACAATTCCCATGGCTCTGAGGAACAAGAAAAGTATAATGAGCTGGCACGACAACTACTTAGCCGAAGCAAG CGCAGAGCTGGACTGAAATGCATGGGTGAGGGCTACCACGTTCAGCTTCCTCTGGCATGGGCAGAGCTGCTGTTGCTTGGTTTGTGCCGTGGTAAAATTCAAAATG ACAGACATTGTGTTACCTCTTTAGATTCCCTGGATTCCCTTCTGATGTCACTGGACCATGCTCCAGTGCATGCAGAACAGATTCCCGCCCTCTTTTACCTTGGAGAGTCAGTCTTGTACTGGGTCTGTACTGATACGTCCCAGAAGCCCAATTTGTACACCTGCGAAGTGAAAATACTGAAG CTGGGATATTTGGTCTTCTTGAGACTATTTCTCTTTCACATCTCTGGAAACCTGAGTGGATACCAAAGAAGCAAATCCCATCTTCACGTTTTTTTAAAAG CTCTGTCTCAGTGTGAGCCATGCTACCAACCGTATCCAAACATCTTACTCTCAGTGCACTTCATGTTACGTTCAGGGGAGATCATTTGTGGACTGGAACCTTTTGAAGATGATTCAGCATCA GCTCAGGCAGACTGTCAGGAGTATGACATGAACCAGGTGCTCTGGCATTGTCTTCTCAGTTGGTACTGCGTACAAAACAATGTCCGCCAGctctcccaagtggcacagcacCTCATCATGCTGAGAGAGGAGCTGCAGAAAGAAAACTG GGTGGACTGTGCTTTGGGATTAATGGTTCTGGGTGAGGCTGCAAAGTCCAGCTTGTTGTGCCTTCAGATGTTGATGAGTCTCCACATCAACCCAAAGACAGAGCAGGATGGGATTATAGAAGAAAAC GAAGGTATGTCTCAGAGTGGTTGCTGGCCATGGCAGTTGGAACACATCTATACCACTGTGTTAGCAGACATATGCCAGCATAGCAGCAATGCAGAGATACAGAAAACAGCTCTGCTGGGCAGTCAAACCCCTCCAGGATATCACAATACTGATGGACTGcttaaacttctgaaccact CTGGCGCCGAGGCCTGGCAGCTGCGCTACAGTGCTGTTCAGGCGTTGGTGTGCATATGCCGAGGGCTCAGCGGAGCTGTGTTGCAGGAGGGGCTGAGGAATGTGGCCTGGATCACTCTGCAGGAACACCTGTGCCAAGAGACTGACCAAAGAGTCGGAGATGCCGCGCGGGTTATAGAG GCTGAAATGAATGTTTCAGAGAGCAGTCTTCTCAGTGAGGGAGGGAAGCCATCATCATCTACCTCTGCTTCTAGCGTACCCGCTAGTCTACCTGGCCAACTGATCACCTGGAGGTTAGCATGTACCCTCTCACAGCTCTACCTTCCCCCCACGCCTCTCCAGCTCACCCCCTACACCAAGGCCAAGAAGAAACCACCACCTCCCTCCAACAGGCCTAGGCTGGAAGCCTGTTCTCCACTGCCTAAAGAAACACTCCCTGGCCCTGCCAGTAAGACGCAGCATCCAACCAGACATCCAGAGGAATATCACAGTGCCCCGGG AAAAAGTAAGAAACATCAAACTTACATGGACTTCAATGCACGTACAGATGTTGACTTGATGAGAGTTGTGGAGGACCAG TGGCAAAAAGAACTACAGATCAAAATGGCAGAGGAGGAAGATGCTGAACAAAATGAATTAGAGAAAGTACAAAAGGAACAAGAGGAACAATTCAAAGAGATTATGAGGAGGCGGGTGGAGAAAGTCAAGAAGGACACCAAACCATATGAGCTGCCTGAATATCAACAAACGGGAGGTCAAATCTGA
- the tmem232 gene encoding transmembrane protein 232 isoform X4, which produces MALRNKKSIMSWHDNYLAEARAGLKCMGEGYHVQLPLAWAELLLLGLCRGKIQNDSLDSLLMSLDHAPVHAEQIPALFYLGESVLYWVCTDTSQKPNLYTCEVKILKLGYLVFLRLFLFHISGNLSGYQRSKSHLHVFLKALSQCEPCYQPYPNILLSVHFMLRSGEIICGLEPFEDDSASAQADCQEYDMNQVLWHCLLSWYCVQNNVRQLSQVAQHLIMLREELQKENWVDCALGLMVLGEAAKSSLLCLQMLMSLHINPKTEQDGIIEENEGMSQSGCWPWQLEHIYTTVLADICQHSSNAEIQKTALLGSQTPPGYHNTDGLLKLLNHSGAEAWQLRYSAVQALVCICRGLSGAVLQEGLRNVAWITLQEHLCQETDQRVGDAARVIEAEMNVSESSLLSEGGKPSSSTSASSVPASLPGQLITWRLACTLSQLYLPPTPLQLTPYTKAKKKPPPPSNRPRLEACSPLPKETLPGPASKTQHPTRHPEEYHSAPGKSKKHQTYMDFNARTDVDLMRVVEDQWQKELQIKMAEEEDAEQNELEKVQKEQEEQFKEIMRRRVEKVKKDTKPYELPEYQQTGGQI; this is translated from the exons ATGGCTCTGAGGAACAAGAAAAGTATAATGAGCTGGCACGACAACTACTTAGCCGAAGCAAG AGCTGGACTGAAATGCATGGGTGAGGGCTACCACGTTCAGCTTCCTCTGGCATGGGCAGAGCTGCTGTTGCTTGGTTTGTGCCGTGGTAAAATTCAAAATG ATTCCCTGGATTCCCTTCTGATGTCACTGGACCATGCTCCAGTGCATGCAGAACAGATTCCCGCCCTCTTTTACCTTGGAGAGTCAGTCTTGTACTGGGTCTGTACTGATACGTCCCAGAAGCCCAATTTGTACACCTGCGAAGTGAAAATACTGAAG CTGGGATATTTGGTCTTCTTGAGACTATTTCTCTTTCACATCTCTGGAAACCTGAGTGGATACCAAAGAAGCAAATCCCATCTTCACGTTTTTTTAAAAG CTCTGTCTCAGTGTGAGCCATGCTACCAACCGTATCCAAACATCTTACTCTCAGTGCACTTCATGTTACGTTCAGGGGAGATCATTTGTGGACTGGAACCTTTTGAAGATGATTCAGCATCA GCTCAGGCAGACTGTCAGGAGTATGACATGAACCAGGTGCTCTGGCATTGTCTTCTCAGTTGGTACTGCGTACAAAACAATGTCCGCCAGctctcccaagtggcacagcacCTCATCATGCTGAGAGAGGAGCTGCAGAAAGAAAACTG GGTGGACTGTGCTTTGGGATTAATGGTTCTGGGTGAGGCTGCAAAGTCCAGCTTGTTGTGCCTTCAGATGTTGATGAGTCTCCACATCAACCCAAAGACAGAGCAGGATGGGATTATAGAAGAAAAC GAAGGTATGTCTCAGAGTGGTTGCTGGCCATGGCAGTTGGAACACATCTATACCACTGTGTTAGCAGACATATGCCAGCATAGCAGCAATGCAGAGATACAGAAAACAGCTCTGCTGGGCAGTCAAACCCCTCCAGGATATCACAATACTGATGGACTGcttaaacttctgaaccact CTGGCGCCGAGGCCTGGCAGCTGCGCTACAGTGCTGTTCAGGCGTTGGTGTGCATATGCCGAGGGCTCAGCGGAGCTGTGTTGCAGGAGGGGCTGAGGAATGTGGCCTGGATCACTCTGCAGGAACACCTGTGCCAAGAGACTGACCAAAGAGTCGGAGATGCCGCGCGGGTTATAGAG GCTGAAATGAATGTTTCAGAGAGCAGTCTTCTCAGTGAGGGAGGGAAGCCATCATCATCTACCTCTGCTTCTAGCGTACCCGCTAGTCTACCTGGCCAACTGATCACCTGGAGGTTAGCATGTACCCTCTCACAGCTCTACCTTCCCCCCACGCCTCTCCAGCTCACCCCCTACACCAAGGCCAAGAAGAAACCACCACCTCCCTCCAACAGGCCTAGGCTGGAAGCCTGTTCTCCACTGCCTAAAGAAACACTCCCTGGCCCTGCCAGTAAGACGCAGCATCCAACCAGACATCCAGAGGAATATCACAGTGCCCCGGG AAAAAGTAAGAAACATCAAACTTACATGGACTTCAATGCACGTACAGATGTTGACTTGATGAGAGTTGTGGAGGACCAG TGGCAAAAAGAACTACAGATCAAAATGGCAGAGGAGGAAGATGCTGAACAAAATGAATTAGAGAAAGTACAAAAGGAACAAGAGGAACAATTCAAAGAGATTATGAGGAGGCGGGTGGAGAAAGTCAAGAAGGACACCAAACCATATGAGCTGCCTGAATATCAACAAACGGGAGGTCAAATCTGA
- the LOC118387852 gene encoding mitochondrial outer membrane protein SLC25A46 has product MTSRRPDNFDGLGYRGREDTAFSGGYSGRSFNNSSSVDLQNWVTTPPDIPGSRNLHFDDRTPPFEAAPAAPGAQDTLPTAPPSEQLNRFAGFGIGLASLFTENVLAHPCIVFRRQCQVNYHARCYHLSPLTAVSVMYNVTKSQGPKALWKGMGSTFVVQGVTLGTEGIISECTPLPRELSHKWNPKQVIGHLVLKGLTYVVAMPFYSASLIETVQSEIIRDNPGILDCVKEGVGRVMGMGIPHSKRLLPLWGLMLPTVLHGVLHYVVSSTVQKLVLFLLRRRSPAKQPVDGSETVQTMLDAYFPELMASFVASLCADVLLYPLETVMHRLHIQGTRTIIDNTDLGFEVLPINTQYEGIRDCVNVIRREEGALGFYKGFGSIVVQYSLHAAVLQITKVIYSTLLKNA; this is encoded by the exons ATGACTTCTCGGCGTCCGGACAATTTCGATGGCTTAGGTTACAGGGGTAGGGAGGATACGGCTTTCAGTGGGGGTTACAGTGGAAGGTCATTTAATAATTCCTCTAGTGTTGACCTACAGAATTGGGTAACAACACCGCCAGATATTCCAGGTAGCCGAAATTTGCATTTTGATGACCGCACGCCTCCATTTGAGGCGGCCCCTGCAGCGCCTGGTGCTCAAGATACCCTGCCCACGGCTCCGCCATCCG AGCAGTTGAACAGATTTGCTGGATTTGGTATCGGGCTTGCAAG TCTCTTTACTGAAAATGTCCTGGCTCACCCTTGCATTGTGTTCCGTCGTCAGTGCCAG GTCAATTATCATGCCAGGTGCTACCATctgtccccattgactgctgTTAGTGTGATGTATAATGTCACCAAGAGTCAG GGTCCTAAGGCCTTATGGAAAGGAATGGGCAGCACCTTTGTGGTACAAGGAGTCACATTGGGCACAGAAGGCATCATTAGTGAATGTACTCCACTACCACG GGAACTCTCCCACAAATGGAACCCCAAGCAAGTTATTGGGCATTTGGTTCTGAAAGG TTTGACCTATGTGGTTGCCATGCCATTTTACTCAGCTAGTCTCATTGAAACTGTGCAG AGTGAGATCATCCGGGACAACCCTGGCATCCTGGACTGTGTGAAGGAGGGTGTGGGCCGGGTCATGGGCATGGGCATCCCCCACAGCAAGCGCCTGCTGCCCCTGTGGGGCCTCATGCTCCCCACCGTGCTCCACGGGGTCCTCCACTATGTGGTGAGCTCCACCGTGCAGAAGCTAGTGCTGTTCCTCCTGCGCCGGAGGAGCCCGGCCAAACAGCCCGTGGACGGCTCGGAGACCGTCCAGACCATGCTGGACGCCTACTTCCCTGAACTCATGGCCAGTTTCGTGGCCAGTCTGTGTGCCGACGTCCTCCTCTATCCGCTGGAGACGGTGATGCACAGGCTCCACATCCAGGGCACGCGCACCATCATCGACAACACGGACCTGGGCTTTGAGGTCCTGCCCATCAACACGCAGTATGAGGGTATCAGGGACTGTGTGAATGTGATCCGGCGAGAGGAGGGAGCCCTGGGATTCTACAAAGGCTTCGGCTCCATCGTGGTGCAGTACTCGCTACACGCCGCCGTGCTGCAGATCACCAAGGTGATCTATTCCACCTTGCTGAAAAACGCTTAA